One region of Primulina tabacum isolate GXHZ01 chromosome 1, ASM2559414v2, whole genome shotgun sequence genomic DNA includes:
- the LOC142504825 gene encoding uncharacterized protein LOC142504825 — protein MAIATIVATTIQGLGNPNGNVFKGDADPESSQNWLKSVETQLRLLEIPEALKVEVIVPFLEDKASKWWETVSPTLTTAGAITWQQFRDVFLKQYFPAEVRLQKLSEFENFSQTLNMSVVDYTSRFNDLGTYAPTIMADEVLKMHRYKKGLSSRIQSSLAVYQPTSFADLMGAAIRAETDIKRREDENKNKQPLTGLSSQGKQPFKRPNQSNGSFKGASSHPTYQEPKMCPKCNSRHSGECHRQTGACFNCGKLGHRIANCSEPLKRGTKPNVDANPNKPKENKPNARVFAITQEEADDANDVVAGTIFINEMPAYVLFDSGATHSFISKRFTKKLGLTPEILVEPFRVATPTSKTIETHRVHRKCKVCINEHIFQAELIQLNMVEFDVILGMDWLSKNHALVDCRTKNVKLQAPNQGEVIYHGKVKKQKSLLSASQTWRAMKFGEEVYLAMINEVNEETMLALEEISVVQDFPDVFPEELPGEIPEREVEFEINLIPDAAPISKAPYRMAPAELKELKDQLQELLDKKQIRPSEMARMRVTARKNV, from the exons atggctatagccaccaTAGTGGCAACAACCATCCAGGGTTTGGGAAACCCCAATGGTAACG TGTTCAAGGGAGACGCCGACCCTGAAAGTAGCCAGAATTGGTTGAAAAGCGTGGAAACCCAACTGCGACTGTTAGAGATACCCGAGGCACTCAAAGTAGAAGTGATAGTACCATTCTTAGAAGATAAGGCGAGCAAGTGGTGGGAAACAGTCTCACCTACCCTGACAACTGCCGGAGCAATTACCTGGCAACAATTCAGAGATGTCTTTCTCAAACAGTATTTCCCGGCAGAAGTCAGACTACAGAAGCTGAGTGAGTTTGAGAACTTCTCGCAAACTCTAAACATGTCAGTGGTAGATTACACCTCCCGATTCAATGACCTTGGAACTTATGCCCCGACAATCATGGCAGATGAAGTTCTGAAGATGCACAGATACAAAAAGGGATTGAGCAGCCGTATCCAGTCATCCTTAGCAGTCTACCAACCTACAAGCTTTGCTGATTTAATGGGAGCAGCAATAAGAGCTGAGACAGACATCAAGCGTCGTGAGGACGAGAACAAGAATAAACAACCTCTTACTGGACTGTCATCTCAAGGGAAGCAACCATTCAAGAGACCCAATCAGTCCAATGGATCATTCAAAGGTGCTTCGTCCCACCCAACCTACCAAGAACCAAAGATGTGTCCCAAATGTAATAGTCGTCATTCTGGGGAATGCCACAGACAGACTGGGGCATGtttcaattgtgggaaactaGGGCATCGAATTGCTAATTGTTCCGAGCCATTAAAGAGAGGGACCAAGCCAAATGTTGATGCTAACCCCAACAAGCCAAAGGAGAATAAGCCCAACGCTCGTGTGTTTGCAATAACTCAAGAAGAAGCAGATGATGCAAACGATGTCGTGGCAGGTACCATTTTTATCAATGAAATGCCAGCTTATGTGTTGTTTGACAGTGGTGCTACTCATTCATTTATATCTAAAAGGTTCACTAAGAAACTAGGGCTTACACCTGAAATACTAGTCGAACCCTTTAGAGTAGCGACTCCTACTAGTAAGACCATCGAAACACATAGAGTGCACCGAAAGTGTAAAGTCTGTATCAATGAACACATATTCCAAGCAGAATTGATACAACTGAACATGGTGGAGTTCGACGTCATtctaggaatggattggttatccaAAAATCATGCATTAGTAGATTGCCGAACGAAGAATGTCAAACTTCAAGCTCCAAACCAAGGAGAGGTCATTTACCATGGCAAAGTCAAGAAACAGAAGTCCCTCCTATCAGCTTCTCAGACTTGGAGAGCtatgaaatttggagaagaagtttacctagcaatgATAAATGAGGTAAATGAAGAAACTATGCTTGCATTAGAAGAGATTTCAGTAGTTCAAGACTTTCCagatgtctttcctgaagaactccctggaGAAATTCCGGAGCGagaagtagaatttgaaatcaatttgatACCCGATGCTGCACCAATATCAAAAGCACcctaccgaatggctccagcagaattgaaggaattgaaagatCAACTCCAAGAGCTGTTGGATAAGAAACAAATCCGACcaagt gaaatggctcgtATGCGTGTCACTGCTCGTAAGAACGTATGA